One Streptomyces lincolnensis genomic region harbors:
- a CDS encoding SSI family serine proteinase inhibitor, whose amino-acid sequence MTHTTYTTTAKAVRGGLLGAAAVLLLAGAAPARAIPQETARGDWLFVTVTTGDARSSDTRGTLLLCDPPQGHGHAAEACAQLTAARGDIRAIAPRDVLCPMVHAPVTARARGQWNGRSVDYAETFTNTCVMGARTGAVFALDG is encoded by the coding sequence ATGACCCACACCACGTACACCACCACGGCGAAAGCCGTCCGCGGCGGGCTCCTGGGCGCGGCCGCCGTCCTCCTCCTCGCCGGCGCCGCCCCGGCGCGGGCGATCCCGCAGGAGACCGCCCGCGGCGACTGGCTCTTCGTCACCGTCACCACGGGCGACGCCCGCTCCAGCGACACACGCGGCACCCTGCTGCTGTGCGACCCGCCCCAGGGCCACGGCCACGCCGCCGAGGCCTGTGCCCAGCTGACGGCGGCCCGCGGCGACATCCGCGCCATCGCGCCCCGGGACGTCCTGTGCCCGATGGTCCACGCACCGGTGACCGCCCGCGCGCGCGGACAGTGGAACGGACGGTCCGTCGACTACGCGGAGACCTTCACCAACACGTGTGTCATGGGTGCGCGGACCGGCGCCGTCTTCGCCCTCGACGGCTGA
- a CDS encoding M14 family zinc carboxypeptidase, which translates to MWRCALPPLLRYPTVDELGARAAALVARHPGNARLRRAGLSRAGTPLWLLCVGHGSRQALVVAGPHANEPVGGATALRLAERALADPRLTEGADVTWNLLLCLDPDGLRRNEGWLRGPYTLDRYFRNFFRPGFLEQPEWLPDGAAAAALPETRALLDLHDELRPVFQCSLHGVDVGGGFVELTRDLPGLARRVARIAAGLGIPRELGPYDTLYWPNLGPAVYRIPPPSRGDLAAAITEAAVESTWYHPHRYGTVTAVVEAPMWGVAAVEDDSPPVDGSGILRTVSHGLRGDARLLEVLLARIRPYVSAVPDAARLLAPVEDYLLVCPGLADTWDPDVPDGARPLPLLSTGHLAALRIAGRRLALRTAGLLHQLVTRAGIDPAGALPELDRLIDEWCADYRDGCGARWIPVARQVEYQSRVVLAAFDLAARRASAPSRSGESGWGTEAAVPMHRE; encoded by the coding sequence TTGTGGAGGTGTGCCCTGCCGCCCCTCCTCCGCTACCCGACCGTCGACGAACTCGGCGCCAGGGCGGCCGCCCTGGTCGCCCGCCACCCCGGGAACGCCCGACTGCGCCGGGCTGGCCTGTCCCGCGCGGGCACGCCCCTGTGGCTGCTCTGCGTCGGTCACGGCAGCCGGCAGGCCCTCGTCGTCGCCGGCCCGCACGCCAACGAACCCGTGGGCGGCGCCACCGCCCTGCGGCTGGCCGAGCGGGCCCTGGCCGACCCCCGGCTCACCGAGGGCGCCGACGTCACCTGGAACCTGCTGCTCTGCCTCGACCCCGACGGCCTGCGCCGCAACGAGGGCTGGCTGCGCGGCCCCTATACCCTCGACCGCTACTTCCGGAACTTCTTCCGGCCCGGCTTCCTGGAACAGCCCGAATGGCTGCCCGACGGCGCGGCGGCGGCCGCCCTGCCGGAGACCCGCGCCCTGCTCGACCTCCACGACGAACTGCGGCCCGTCTTCCAGTGCTCCCTGCACGGCGTCGACGTCGGCGGCGGCTTCGTCGAACTCACCCGCGACCTGCCCGGCCTCGCCCGGCGCGTCGCGCGCATCGCGGCCGGCCTCGGCATCCCCCGCGAACTCGGCCCCTACGACACCCTGTACTGGCCCAACCTGGGCCCGGCCGTCTACCGCATCCCGCCGCCGAGCCGGGGCGACCTGGCCGCGGCCATAACGGAGGCCGCCGTGGAGTCCACCTGGTACCACCCCCATCGGTACGGCACCGTGACGGCCGTCGTCGAGGCGCCCATGTGGGGCGTGGCGGCGGTGGAGGACGACAGCCCGCCCGTGGACGGCTCCGGGATCCTGCGGACCGTGAGCCACGGGCTGCGCGGCGACGCCCGCCTGCTGGAGGTGCTCCTCGCGCGGATCCGGCCGTACGTCTCGGCCGTCCCGGACGCGGCCCGGCTGCTCGCCCCGGTCGAGGACTATTTACTGGTCTGCCCCGGCCTCGCCGACACCTGGGACCCCGACGTCCCCGACGGCGCCCGCCCGCTGCCGCTGCTCAGCACCGGCCACCTCGCCGCCCTGCGCATCGCCGGACGCAGGCTGGCCCTGCGCACGGCGGGGCTCCTGCACCAGCTCGTGACCCGCGCCGGCATCGACCCGGCCGGTGCGCTGCCCGAGCTGGACCGGCTGATCGACGAGTGGTGCGCCGACTACCGCGACGGCTGCGGGGCGCGCTGGATCCCGGTCGCCCGCCAGGTGGAGTACCAGTCCCGGGTGGTGCTCGCCGCGTTCGACCTCGCCGCACGGCGCGCGTCCGCTCCCTCCCGTTCGGGTGAGTCGGGCTGGGGTACCGAAGCCGCCGTGCCGATGCATCGGGAATGA
- a CDS encoding DUF1707 and FHA domain-containing protein — protein MTSSFEFNTYPARLSDAERDKALKVLRDGVAMGRLSHDTFVRRMELALSARRSDELVALTADLPTESRLSRLVFGTVEAVSGFTVRLRRAWQAERLPKLLLPHPGGGHPLRIGRDPANGLRLTHETVSRVHAELSRQGGMWVLRDLGSTNGTTVNGRRVIGAAVVREGDQVGFGRMWFRLASD, from the coding sequence GTGACGTCGTCCTTCGAGTTCAACACGTACCCCGCGCGGCTGTCCGACGCGGAGCGCGACAAGGCGCTGAAGGTGCTCCGCGACGGCGTCGCCATGGGCCGACTGTCGCACGACACGTTCGTCCGGCGGATGGAACTGGCCCTGTCCGCCCGGCGGTCCGACGAACTCGTCGCGCTCACCGCCGACCTGCCCACCGAGAGCCGCCTGTCGCGCCTGGTGTTCGGCACCGTCGAGGCGGTCTCCGGTTTCACCGTACGGCTGCGCAGGGCCTGGCAGGCCGAGCGGCTGCCCAAGCTGCTGCTGCCCCACCCCGGCGGCGGCCACCCGCTGCGCATCGGCCGCGACCCCGCCAACGGTCTGCGCCTGACCCACGAGACGGTCTCCCGGGTGCACGCCGAACTCAGCCGCCAGGGCGGCATGTGGGTGCTGCGGGACCTCGGTTCCACCAACGGCACGACGGTGAACGGCCGTCGGGTCATCGGTGCCGCCGTGGTCCGCGAGGGTGATCAGGTCGGGTTCGGGCGGATGTGGTTCCGGCTCGCGTCCGACTGA